A single window of Flagellimonas maritima DNA harbors:
- the murQ gene encoding N-acetylmuramic acid 6-phosphate etherase, producing MAEKHVKITEKPSLYDQLDQMNTLDIIININNEDKKVAEAVERVLPKVAELVDALATRFENGGRLFYIGAGTSGRLGILDASEIPPTFGMPHDKVIGLIAGGDNAIRKAVEFAEDDVHQAWKDLKAYDINANDVLVGIAASGTTPYVLGGIAYAKDHGILTAGITNNPGSPLATDTDIAMEVNVGPEFLTGSTRMKSGTSQKMVLNMISTALMIRIGRVKGNKMVNMQLSNTKLVDRGTRYLVEELGLDYANAEKALKKYGSVKRAIEAMK from the coding sequence GTGGCAGAAAAGCACGTAAAAATTACAGAGAAACCGTCCTTATATGATCAGTTAGATCAAATGAATACTTTAGATATTATAATCAATATCAACAATGAGGACAAAAAAGTTGCCGAGGCCGTAGAAAGGGTTTTGCCAAAAGTCGCTGAATTGGTGGATGCACTGGCCACAAGATTTGAAAATGGAGGTAGATTATTTTATATAGGTGCTGGTACAAGTGGTAGATTGGGCATTCTGGATGCTTCTGAAATACCGCCTACGTTTGGAATGCCTCATGATAAAGTTATAGGGTTGATTGCCGGTGGTGACAATGCGATTCGTAAAGCTGTGGAATTTGCAGAAGATGATGTCCACCAAGCTTGGAAAGATCTGAAAGCTTATGATATCAATGCCAATGATGTTCTGGTAGGAATAGCTGCTTCAGGAACCACACCTTATGTGCTAGGAGGTATCGCTTATGCAAAAGACCATGGTATTTTAACTGCAGGCATTACCAACAATCCAGGTTCACCCTTGGCTACTGACACTGATATCGCCATGGAAGTTAATGTAGGCCCAGAATTTTTGACGGGGAGTACCAGAATGAAAAGCGGTACAAGTCAAAAAATGGTACTCAATATGATTTCGACCGCTTTAATGATTCGTATTGGAAGAGTAAAGGGAAACAAAATGGTGAACATGCAATTGAGCAACACTAAATTGGTAGACAGGGGAACACGATATTTGGTTGAGGAACTTGGCCTGGACTATGCAAATGCAGAAAAGGCATTAAAAAAATATGGTTCTGTAAAACGTGCCATTGAAGCGATGAAGTAA
- a CDS encoding T9SS type B sorting domain-containing protein, with translation MTIIQGANEEVVCPNDGSTLAKFFLCGTSDIRTLTLSQSGSNYEWQQLDPNTCAPTVVDDCPTINAACTWNTVGTSATFNLDSAGEFRVRVDSGQFFYFKSTLNPLNPQLIHEDIICGNPGRVEVTNVPAGYEYSLNSSAGPYQDDPFFDITTPGDYRVWVRLKNVSASACLFPSNTVTVQDLDVTVEVTANDILCPSELGSIDVQVSGVPGFYTYRLIKGGVTVDTFGPNGSDNYTFANVSPGTYSIRVETNKCSEIITQDINGDPIEIGNGISPLDVSATASESFGCGATSVDVDLNTSGGTAPYRFSVDGGPFGANYSGITTFNVTTPGTYAILVEDANGCQRSASVDVPDIPPPIFSITEEDADCGGSNNGRITVNVTNGFGYEIEYSNNNGATYQVSNVFSNLAPGNYDIVLRYEQDSFTCTTAPVIGTVGTPSNINATAAADSAPTCTDENGGQITISGVSGGTGPYEFSIGAGFSTNPVFANLGTGSYTPLIRDSNGCVQALAPIIFNSLDKPTDLAFTISSLDCITTTATVGLIVTGGTGPYTYEIIAPAASAVNNGTNSDFSGLGLGTYTFRVTDNEGCSYDENYAITDISSIGVTAQQTRVVTCVGDSDGEGRYLVDGFNSTYSYSIDGGPLQTAQSSGIVPVTGLAAGSYVISVTDEETNCTDTATLVIEEPSTAFTISGLDVTDMSCQNGNIGSVRINTAGGWGGNRYTMTQPDGSTRGPKNGRVFSNLSQDGLYQVSVTDANGCTVTDSFTLTELEAPTLTLDLGASDFCYDNFTAATLAVNATLGTAPYQYRINGGSLGASNIFSGLTPGNYTIEVVDANDCRDTVTATIEPQVTALATTIQELDCAGPPGQIQVNISNGYTSSGNYDIYEVRINGGTYTSDNNNITGNSFTYSVPNDGSITSDTTYQFLITDSRGCTTESNIVTISPPETIAGSASATDTQCGDPTSGIVELTPDTTQGIPPYEYSNDGGATFSSQNIFSGYGPGTHGGFVIRDSRGCESPPYSVTIGNSSALDATVTPTDAICTSGPILGSVSTTISNGVAPFDYVLLDVNGNPVASSIGTASTTVNFPNLPLGNYTVVTTDSQGCEDRDEFIIDQNVLDLTPLDSPPPSCSDTSFPYRVQASGGTAPYEFRLVGDPTFQLGTGPGNDIFDVTGLVVPNVTYFVEVRDANGCTYIEEIDPISASSPVAVNATATTASCNVSGSGTINYEITGIPSGNFTVTLENTDTGAIIDGPTPRTGESMPFSNNFSGLAPGNYQILVTDDSTGCSGSTLVFIGFSSPSIIIDNNVAATCNAGAFVTVRGFGGTAPFTYAFVPTGDPAPTTFSADTTFEVAGPYPGDYDFYVQDANGCTALTTATITQDAGVPTPTIDVTNQCTAVSGYQIEVTAPLSTGSGLPEETFEYNIGSGFQSNVNFVVPNPGSYIITVRDGNGCTNTVTAEVFDFFAITADATSFPTCNAGDGVIEVNTTGGSGNFRYQLRDDATLTDIGPPQSSNIFNNVLPGDYNILVTDLDSNTSPLCSDEAVVNVSTVDTPVITATPSTDITCNGANNGTIAIELQPGSDTDTPINYILYDGASSTVIAGPQGSPLFDNLAPDTYQVEVVSDRGCTDRSTDIIISEPTLLSVNAINTEFSCNPSSNQFSTANITIFTDTNGDGSGTATGTGPYTYSMNDGTPQFDGTNFQTSNTFEVIDNGTNQSIILTARDQNGCEETATVNINTPTDITFTYNVSEITCDTSGTGVSPGSITIIINEGAGDYQVEILPLGSEAPRSSSGTDRVIWPISTPGDYIFAVTDVGNGGCSYLTATVNMPEYNNIEAIIAEVGPVTCFNGNDGEISLEINNYSGQYNYEVFSRDNSGVETTTGVTGSFDTNAPISSPEIITGLPAGNLVVRVEALNTPFCDVVSNVTTVRSPDRPLTVATIQTAEVTCNVPGLGEITATGDGGWGTYQYQLIAPDGATVLVDYPNTNPVFDNLSEGIGYTINVRDLEGCESSITQDLLLPDPITADIRIVQGLACNNDNNGIIEVHNEIGGQGPGNYLYQLNRITDGTNSGLQTTPTFANLSAGEYRITIFDGWNCEGQTALIEIRDPEIVVAELVELQPPGCGDVGRMELRITNPEAGVSYFYRRSGTSDIFEPFSTIDPLATSVEIPEDITIDPGPFQYDVQNSNGCPSERSNQISLDPAAPLVINLDLTNATINCAGEATGIIRSEAFGGIGSYVYTLVNNDLGSAANGGVPNPPIATDIVPNGGPQASGIFRNLNPGTYYVYAQSGGCEAISTPIVITPKPPLVLDYLEAVPVICAGDTNGQIIIEASGGTGQIRYSISDTLSEFFEGDDPSNPNRKTFNDLSPRTYDVIIQDDLGCTITRTVEITQPMELVAAVASTTPEICLGDGDGTLTLSVSGGTAPYYTSVNSTDDADFVQNDTFFFDNLNGGETYVIFVRDENGCQTNVIADIGVGIELMAEPIVEYGCDGIFPNSTATVAITDSSLLPNLLFSLDVEDINLATDQRTYGDLAAGEHTVYIYHQNGCVTFVEFEIDEYEPLILEAEKTGPNEITAIATGGFGGYEYFFQEESFGETNVFTTVEDSNINIMVRDQNGCVAMLVMPFDFDGMPEMPDFFTPDGDSLNDFWRIGNSEFFPNLEVKIYDRYGRVVAILDEVKGWDGTYEGSELPTGDYWYVVNANDEDKQQFVGHFTLYR, from the coding sequence ATGACCATTATCCAAGGTGCAAATGAAGAAGTAGTCTGTCCCAACGATGGTAGTACCTTAGCAAAATTCTTTCTATGTGGTACAAGTGATATTAGAACATTGACATTGAGCCAATCAGGAAGTAACTACGAGTGGCAACAACTTGATCCCAATACTTGTGCTCCCACTGTTGTTGATGACTGTCCTACCATAAACGCAGCATGTACTTGGAATACTGTAGGTACAAGTGCTACATTTAATTTGGATTCTGCAGGTGAGTTTAGGGTTAGGGTCGATTCAGGTCAGTTTTTCTATTTTAAGTCAACACTAAACCCTCTAAATCCACAATTGATTCATGAAGATATAATATGTGGGAATCCCGGTAGGGTAGAGGTGACCAATGTACCCGCAGGATATGAATACAGTTTAAATAGTTCCGCAGGACCTTACCAAGATGATCCATTTTTTGACATAACTACACCAGGGGATTATAGAGTTTGGGTTCGTTTAAAAAATGTTTCTGCAAGTGCATGTTTGTTCCCATCAAATACCGTTACAGTTCAAGATTTGGATGTTACCGTAGAAGTTACTGCAAACGATATCCTTTGCCCCAGCGAGTTGGGAAGCATCGATGTGCAAGTTTCAGGAGTACCTGGATTCTATACCTATAGGTTGATAAAAGGTGGCGTTACCGTAGATACGTTCGGACCCAATGGTTCGGATAACTATACTTTTGCGAACGTTAGCCCAGGAACCTATAGTATTAGAGTCGAAACCAATAAATGTTCTGAAATTATAACTCAGGACATTAATGGTGACCCTATAGAGATAGGCAACGGTATAAGTCCTTTGGATGTTTCCGCGACTGCATCAGAAAGTTTTGGTTGCGGCGCGACTTCTGTTGATGTTGATTTGAATACCTCAGGAGGGACCGCTCCATATCGATTTAGCGTAGATGGTGGACCTTTCGGAGCAAATTATTCAGGTATTACTACTTTCAATGTAACCACACCTGGGACTTATGCCATTTTGGTTGAGGATGCCAATGGTTGTCAACGAAGTGCCTCAGTGGATGTACCGGATATTCCACCTCCAATTTTTTCTATTACGGAAGAAGATGCCGATTGTGGCGGATCCAACAATGGTAGGATTACAGTAAATGTTACCAATGGTTTTGGTTATGAAATAGAATACAGTAATAATAATGGAGCCACATACCAAGTAAGTAATGTATTTTCCAACTTGGCACCTGGAAATTACGATATCGTGCTCAGATATGAACAAGACTCATTTACTTGTACCACAGCTCCTGTAATAGGGACAGTAGGTACACCATCAAATATTAATGCTACAGCAGCCGCGGACTCTGCTCCTACGTGTACCGATGAAAATGGTGGACAAATAACAATTTCAGGTGTTTCAGGGGGAACGGGACCTTATGAATTTAGCATTGGTGCAGGTTTTAGTACAAACCCTGTATTCGCCAACTTGGGAACAGGAAGCTATACTCCTTTAATCAGAGATTCCAATGGATGTGTACAAGCTTTGGCACCTATCATTTTTAATTCTTTGGATAAACCTACAGATTTAGCCTTCACTATATCCAGTTTAGACTGTATAACAACAACAGCTACTGTTGGACTTATCGTAACAGGGGGAACGGGACCTTACACCTATGAAATTATTGCTCCAGCAGCAAGTGCTGTCAATAACGGAACAAATAGTGACTTTTCTGGATTGGGATTGGGTACCTATACCTTTAGGGTAACCGATAATGAAGGTTGTTCCTACGATGAAAATTACGCAATAACAGACATTAGTTCAATTGGGGTAACAGCCCAGCAGACCAGGGTAGTTACCTGTGTTGGGGATTCTGATGGGGAAGGACGCTATCTAGTAGATGGATTCAATTCAACCTATAGCTACAGTATAGATGGCGGCCCATTGCAAACCGCGCAAAGCAGTGGAATTGTTCCAGTAACAGGATTGGCCGCGGGTAGTTATGTGATTTCTGTAACCGATGAGGAAACGAACTGTACAGATACCGCTACATTGGTGATTGAAGAGCCGTCTACGGCTTTTACGATTTCTGGTTTGGATGTTACGGACATGAGCTGCCAAAATGGTAATATTGGTTCGGTCAGAATAAATACCGCAGGAGGTTGGGGAGGTAATCGTTATACCATGACACAGCCCGATGGTTCAACGAGAGGTCCAAAAAATGGACGCGTTTTTTCAAACTTATCACAAGACGGGCTTTACCAAGTAAGTGTTACTGATGCCAATGGTTGTACGGTTACGGATAGTTTCACGCTCACTGAATTGGAAGCACCGACCTTGACCTTGGATTTGGGAGCTTCAGATTTTTGTTATGATAATTTTACAGCCGCGACCCTAGCGGTAAATGCCACATTAGGTACGGCTCCTTATCAATATCGAATTAATGGAGGTTCGTTGGGCGCAAGCAATATATTCTCTGGACTTACACCAGGAAACTACACCATAGAAGTCGTAGATGCCAATGATTGTAGGGATACAGTTACTGCTACAATAGAACCTCAAGTTACTGCTCTGGCAACAACTATTCAAGAATTGGATTGTGCCGGGCCTCCAGGTCAGATTCAGGTAAACATAAGTAATGGGTATACCTCAAGCGGAAATTATGATATTTATGAAGTAAGAATCAATGGCGGTACCTACACTTCCGATAATAATAATATAACAGGAAATTCTTTTACCTACAGTGTACCTAACGACGGTTCTATAACTTCTGATACTACTTATCAATTTTTGATTACGGATAGCCGCGGATGTACTACCGAATCCAATATAGTCACTATTTCTCCACCTGAAACTATAGCAGGTTCAGCATCTGCGACAGATACACAATGCGGTGATCCTACTAGTGGAATCGTTGAATTGACCCCTGATACAACACAAGGAATACCGCCGTATGAATATAGTAATGATGGTGGTGCGACATTTAGTTCGCAGAATATTTTTTCTGGTTACGGACCTGGAACCCATGGAGGGTTTGTAATACGAGATAGTAGGGGTTGTGAAAGTCCCCCATATAGCGTAACAATTGGTAATAGTTCTGCTTTGGACGCTACAGTTACCCCAACAGATGCAATATGTACATCTGGACCAATACTTGGTTCAGTGTCTACAACAATTTCAAATGGTGTGGCACCTTTTGACTATGTTTTATTGGATGTAAATGGCAATCCTGTAGCCTCTTCGATAGGAACTGCAAGTACTACCGTTAATTTCCCAAATCTTCCACTAGGAAACTATACCGTTGTCACTACAGATTCGCAAGGGTGTGAAGATCGGGATGAATTTATTATTGACCAAAATGTTTTGGATTTAACACCGTTGGATTCGCCTCCTCCATCATGTTCAGATACCTCATTTCCTTATAGAGTTCAAGCCAGTGGGGGAACTGCACCATATGAATTTAGATTGGTGGGAGACCCAACTTTTCAACTTGGCACTGGACCTGGGAACGATATTTTTGATGTTACCGGCTTAGTTGTTCCAAATGTCACTTATTTTGTTGAAGTCAGGGATGCAAACGGCTGTACCTATATAGAAGAGATTGATCCCATTTCGGCTTCAAGTCCTGTTGCAGTTAATGCTACAGCTACAACAGCTTCTTGTAATGTCTCAGGAAGTGGCACAATCAATTATGAAATAACAGGTATTCCTTCTGGAAATTTTACAGTCACCTTAGAGAACACCGATACAGGCGCAATCATTGACGGGCCAACACCACGTACTGGAGAATCAATGCCTTTTAGTAATAATTTCAGTGGTCTAGCACCCGGTAATTATCAAATTCTTGTTACAGATGATAGTACGGGTTGTAGTGGAAGCACCTTGGTTTTTATAGGTTTTAGTTCACCTTCTATCATTATAGATAATAATGTTGCAGCAACCTGTAATGCAGGGGCTTTTGTAACAGTTAGAGGCTTTGGTGGAACTGCTCCGTTCACCTATGCGTTTGTACCTACGGGAGACCCTGCACCCACAACTTTTTCAGCTGATACCACTTTTGAAGTTGCAGGTCCATATCCTGGCGATTATGACTTTTATGTCCAAGATGCCAACGGCTGTACCGCTTTAACAACAGCAACAATTACGCAAGATGCGGGAGTGCCTACACCAACTATTGATGTAACCAATCAATGTACCGCGGTAAGTGGCTATCAAATTGAAGTAACAGCTCCATTGTCCACAGGGTCGGGGCTTCCAGAAGAGACTTTTGAGTATAATATTGGGAGTGGCTTCCAAAGTAATGTAAACTTTGTTGTGCCAAACCCAGGAAGTTATATCATCACGGTTAGAGATGGTAATGGATGTACAAATACAGTTACGGCAGAAGTTTTTGATTTCTTTGCTATTACTGCTGATGCAACCTCGTTCCCCACTTGTAATGCTGGTGATGGTGTTATCGAGGTAAATACTACAGGGGGTAGTGGTAACTTTAGATATCAATTACGGGACGATGCGACTTTGACCGATATTGGCCCTCCACAAAGTTCCAACATATTCAATAATGTATTGCCCGGTGATTACAATATATTGGTAACCGATTTGGATTCCAATACGTCACCCCTATGTTCGGATGAAGCAGTTGTAAATGTATCAACGGTAGATACACCGGTAATTACAGCTACTCCAAGTACGGACATTACATGTAACGGAGCAAATAACGGAACAATAGCTATAGAATTACAACCTGGGAGTGATACGGACACACCTATAAACTATATATTGTACGATGGAGCAAGCTCAACGGTGATTGCAGGACCTCAGGGCTCTCCTTTATTCGATAATTTAGCACCCGACACCTATCAGGTAGAAGTTGTGTCCGATAGAGGATGTACAGACCGTTCAACTGATATTATTATCAGCGAGCCTACATTATTGTCGGTCAATGCCATTAACACAGAATTTAGCTGTAACCCATCAAGTAATCAGTTTAGTACTGCAAACATCACAATTTTTACAGATACAAATGGGGATGGATCGGGCACAGCAACTGGGACAGGACCTTACACCTATAGTATGAATGATGGTACACCGCAGTTTGATGGTACCAATTTCCAAACAAGCAACACATTTGAGGTTATCGATAATGGTACCAATCAAAGTATCATATTAACCGCTAGAGACCAAAATGGATGTGAAGAGACAGCAACTGTCAATATAAATACTCCAACGGATATAACATTTACATATAATGTTAGTGAAATTACCTGTGACACCTCAGGTACAGGAGTAAGCCCAGGATCTATAACGATAATCATTAATGAAGGCGCAGGAGATTATCAGGTGGAAATTTTGCCATTAGGTTCAGAAGCACCACGAAGCTCATCCGGAACTGATAGGGTAATCTGGCCAATCTCAACACCGGGAGATTATATTTTTGCGGTGACCGATGTTGGTAATGGCGGCTGTTCCTATTTAACGGCAACGGTTAATATGCCCGAGTATAACAACATTGAAGCTATAATAGCTGAGGTAGGCCCAGTAACATGTTTTAACGGTAATGATGGTGAAATCAGTTTAGAAATAAACAATTATAGTGGTCAATACAACTATGAGGTCTTTTCAAGGGATAACTCAGGTGTAGAAACAACAACGGGTGTAACGGGAAGCTTTGATACTAATGCCCCTATAAGCTCACCGGAAATAATTACAGGATTGCCTGCGGGTAACCTTGTTGTTCGAGTGGAAGCATTGAATACACCCTTTTGCGATGTGGTAAGTAATGTTACTACTGTAAGATCACCAGATAGACCACTAACGGTCGCTACAATTCAAACAGCTGAAGTTACTTGTAATGTTCCTGGTTTGGGAGAGATTACTGCTACAGGTGACGGTGGTTGGGGTACTTACCAGTATCAATTAATAGCGCCTGATGGTGCAACGGTTCTAGTGGATTATCCGAATACCAATCCAGTGTTCGATAATCTATCCGAAGGTATAGGCTATACAATAAATGTTAGAGATCTTGAAGGTTGTGAGTCATCAATAACCCAAGATTTATTATTGCCAGACCCTATTACTGCAGATATTCGAATCGTACAAGGTTTAGCATGTAACAACGATAACAATGGTATTATTGAGGTCCATAATGAAATTGGAGGGCAGGGTCCAGGAAATTATTTGTATCAATTGAATAGAATTACAGACGGTACCAATAGCGGATTACAGACTACACCGACATTTGCAAACCTATCAGCAGGGGAATATAGAATTACCATTTTTGACGGATGGAACTGTGAAGGCCAGACAGCATTGATAGAGATTAGAGATCCGGAAATCGTTGTTGCCGAATTGGTAGAGCTTCAACCTCCGGGTTGTGGAGATGTTGGAAGAATGGAGCTGAGAATAACCAATCCTGAGGCTGGTGTAAGCTATTTTTACAGACGTTCTGGTACGAGCGATATTTTTGAACCTTTCAGCACAATCGATCCATTGGCAACATCTGTTGAAATTCCAGAAGATATTACTATTGATCCAGGACCTTTCCAGTACGATGTTCAAAATTCAAATGGCTGTCCATCTGAGCGTTCCAATCAGATTTCATTGGATCCTGCAGCACCATTGGTAATTAATTTGGATCTTACCAATGCGACTATTAATTGTGCGGGTGAAGCAACTGGAATTATACGTTCTGAAGCTTTTGGCGGAATTGGTAGCTACGTTTACACTCTTGTGAACAATGATTTGGGCAGTGCCGCTAACGGTGGTGTTCCCAATCCTCCAATAGCAACGGACATTGTACCTAATGGCGGCCCTCAAGCATCAGGAATCTTTAGAAATCTGAATCCAGGAACGTATTATGTATACGCACAAAGTGGTGGTTGTGAAGCAATCTCTACCCCAATAGTAATTACTCCTAAACCACCTTTGGTATTGGATTATTTGGAAGCAGTTCCCGTTATATGCGCAGGAGACACAAATGGCCAAATCATTATAGAGGCCAGTGGTGGAACAGGGCAAATCCGGTATTCTATTTCTGATACGTTGAGCGAATTTTTTGAAGGTGATGATCCTTCCAATCCAAATCGTAAAACGTTTAACGACCTATCACCAAGAACTTATGATGTTATTATTCAGGATGATTTAGGATGTACCATAACAAGGACTGTTGAAATAACTCAACCAATGGAGCTGGTTGCTGCCGTAGCATCGACTACGCCAGAGATATGTTTGGGTGATGGCGATGGTACATTGACATTATCCGTTAGTGGTGGAACAGCCCCATATTATACCAGCGTTAATTCTACTGATGATGCTGATTTTGTTCAAAATGATACATTCTTCTTTGATAACTTGAACGGTGGCGAAACTTATGTAATTTTTGTGCGGGATGAAAATGGTTGTCAGACAAATGTTATTGCGGATATAGGCGTGGGTATTGAGCTGATGGCCGAGCCGATAGTAGAATATGGTTGTGACGGTATATTCCCAAATAGCACTGCAACAGTTGCTATTACCGATAGTTCCCTATTGCCCAATCTTCTATTTTCTTTGGATGTAGAAGATATTAATTTGGCTACGGACCAGAGAACGTATGGAGATTTAGCCGCGGGAGAGCATACGGTCTATATTTATCATCAAAATGGTTGTGTCACCTTTGTAGAATTTGAAATAGATGAATATGAACCATTGATTCTTGAAGCAGAAAAAACAGGTCCAAATGAAATTACGGCAATTGCGACCGGTGGATTTGGAGGGTACGAGTACTTCTTTCAAGAAGAATCATTTGGCGAGACCAATGTATTCACAACTGTTGAAGATTCAAATATCAATATTATGGTAAGGGATCAAAATGGATGTGTTGCCATGCTTGTAATGCCATTTGATTTTGATGGAATGCCTGAGATGCCAGATTTCTTTACCCCTGATGGTGATAGTCTAAATGATTTTTGGAGAATAGGTAACAGCGAGTTTTTCCCTAACCTAGAAGTGAAGATTTATGATCGCTATGGTAGGGTTGTTGCCATACTGGACGAGGTAAAAGGATGGGACGGTACGTACGAGGGCAGTGAATTACCTACTGGTGATTATTGGTACGTTGTCAATGCAAATGATGAGGACAAACAACAATTTGTAGGTCACTTTACATTATATAGGTAG
- a CDS encoding DeoR/GlpR family DNA-binding transcription regulator gives MLKEERHQFILNEVRIHNRVLLTDLSNLLNVSVDTVRRDIKELHNSQQLKKVHGGAISLGFNNYNPIGKKIYSLEKKSQIAEKALSLIKEGQVILLSGGTTNLELARRLPSKIKLTCFTPSLPIAVQLLGKTNIEVIFIGGRMSKDSQIAVGGSAINMLSEIKVDICFLGTNSIHAIEGLTEFDWEIVQMKKAMIHSSRKVVSPCISEKIGSLQRYKICGVEEVDVLITELEPWDIKLDVFKNMNIQLL, from the coding sequence ATGTTAAAGGAAGAAAGGCACCAGTTTATTTTGAACGAAGTACGAATACACAACAGGGTATTACTGACTGATTTGAGTAACTTGCTAAATGTTTCTGTCGATACCGTTAGAAGGGATATTAAAGAATTGCACAATTCCCAACAATTAAAAAAGGTTCATGGAGGAGCTATTTCTTTAGGATTTAATAATTATAATCCTATAGGAAAAAAGATTTATTCTCTCGAAAAAAAATCGCAAATTGCCGAAAAAGCACTTAGCCTTATAAAAGAAGGTCAGGTAATTTTGTTGAGCGGGGGAACTACCAACCTTGAGTTGGCAAGACGATTGCCTTCAAAAATTAAACTGACATGTTTTACGCCAAGTCTTCCAATTGCTGTACAACTATTGGGAAAAACCAATATTGAGGTTATTTTTATTGGTGGTCGAATGTCTAAAGATTCTCAGATTGCCGTTGGCGGTAGTGCAATCAATATGTTATCAGAGATTAAAGTCGATATTTGTTTTTTGGGGACGAATTCGATTCACGCCATTGAAGGATTAACAGAGTTCGATTGGGAGATTGTACAAATGAAGAAGGCAATGATACACAGTTCCAGAAAAGTTGTGTCTCCATGTATTTCTGAAAAAATAGGATCTTTGCAACGTTATAAAATATGTGGGGTAGAGGAAGTGGATGTTTTGATAACTGAATTGGAACCCTGGGACATTAAACTTGATGTCTTTAAGAATATGAACATACAATTATTGTAA
- a CDS encoding PQQ-dependent sugar dehydrogenase: MKKSVFLPYFFVVMLTSSCAQNSDKDINIPKKVGFDTQLVIDGIQNPWGMAFLPNGTILITEKAGKLLLCTNGKITEINNLPDIYVRGQGGLMDIALHPDYENNGWLYLSYSSASGSGKGGNTAILRAKLSGNSLTEKQLLYKGIPNTTKGQHFGSRLEFDGEGFLFFSIGDRGNRDVNPQDITKDGGKIYRILDDGRIPEDNPFINSSNAKTAIYSYGHRNPQGLAIHPETGNLWEHEHGPRGGDEINIVQKGKNYGWPVITYGINYSGTKITDQTSKEGMEQPIYQWTPSIAPCGMTFVSSDKYRDWKGNLLVGSLAFQYLERLVIVDNQITYREKLLDGMGRLRNVKQAPDGYIYVGIEGKGIYKLIPKN, translated from the coding sequence ATGAAAAAAAGTGTATTCCTTCCTTATTTTTTCGTTGTAATGCTCACCTCATCTTGTGCCCAAAATTCAGACAAGGATATTAATATTCCAAAAAAAGTGGGTTTTGATACACAACTTGTTATTGATGGAATTCAAAACCCATGGGGTATGGCATTCCTTCCAAATGGAACTATTCTGATTACGGAAAAAGCGGGAAAGTTGCTTCTATGTACTAACGGAAAAATTACGGAAATCAATAATCTGCCTGATATATACGTAAGAGGACAGGGCGGACTCATGGATATCGCATTACACCCGGATTATGAAAATAATGGATGGCTCTATCTTTCATATTCATCTGCGAGCGGTAGTGGCAAAGGTGGAAATACAGCAATCTTAAGGGCCAAACTTTCTGGAAATTCATTAACAGAGAAACAGTTATTATATAAAGGAATACCAAATACTACCAAAGGGCAGCATTTTGGTTCGCGACTGGAATTTGATGGAGAAGGTTTTTTGTTTTTTTCTATTGGGGACAGAGGCAATAGAGACGTGAACCCACAAGATATAACCAAAGATGGTGGAAAAATTTATAGGATACTTGATGATGGGCGTATTCCAGAAGACAATCCATTTATAAACAGCTCCAATGCAAAAACCGCTATTTATAGCTATGGCCATCGCAACCCCCAAGGTTTGGCAATACATCCGGAAACGGGAAATTTATGGGAACACGAGCATGGTCCAAGGGGTGGTGATGAAATCAATATAGTACAAAAAGGAAAAAACTACGGTTGGCCCGTTATTACCTACGGTATAAACTATAGTGGCACAAAGATTACAGACCAGACCTCAAAGGAAGGAATGGAACAACCAATTTACCAGTGGACACCTTCCATTGCCCCTTGTGGAATGACATTTGTATCCTCGGATAAATATCGGGATTGGAAAGGAAATTTACTGGTCGGTTCTTTGGCATTTCAATATTTGGAACGCTTGGTCATTGTAGACAATCAAATTACATATCGTGAAAAATTATTGGATGGCATGGGCAGGTTGCGGAATGTAAAGCAGGCTCCTGATGGATATATTTATGTTGGTATCGAAGGGAAAGGAATATATAAACTGATACCCAAAAATTAA